The Microbacterium limosum genome contains a region encoding:
- a CDS encoding NADP-dependent oxidoreductase: MRAFVLPAFDQAPEIRELPVPETGEGEVRVRVHAASVNGFDLAVANGYLNGAMEHRFPVVLGRDFAGVVDAVGHGVDGYAVGDRVFGVITGSHLGDGTFAEYLTVPTTVGLARIPESVSFEDAAALGLAGAAAVDSVDAAAIEPGMVVLVAGATGGVGTLAVQLATIAGAQVIATAHTDQERAHVTGIGATGTVDFTGDIPEQVHAVHPDGVDVVLHFAGDPAPLAAAVKPGGAFVSTIAQSAEQAGSPHAAFTSVFATPTTDTLQRLADHHAQQRIHVTIQHNYRLEDLAEAFAHFTAGTLGKLIITID, translated from the coding sequence GTGCGCGCTTTCGTGCTTCCCGCCTTCGACCAGGCCCCCGAGATCCGTGAGCTGCCGGTCCCCGAAACGGGCGAGGGCGAGGTGCGGGTGAGAGTGCACGCCGCCTCCGTCAACGGTTTCGATCTCGCAGTGGCGAACGGCTACCTCAACGGGGCGATGGAGCACCGCTTCCCGGTCGTGCTCGGCAGGGACTTCGCCGGCGTCGTCGACGCCGTAGGCCACGGCGTCGACGGGTATGCGGTCGGAGACCGCGTGTTCGGTGTCATCACCGGAAGCCATCTCGGCGACGGCACGTTCGCCGAGTACCTGACCGTGCCGACCACAGTGGGACTTGCCCGCATCCCGGAGTCCGTCTCGTTCGAGGACGCCGCGGCGCTCGGACTCGCCGGCGCAGCGGCCGTCGACTCGGTCGACGCCGCAGCGATCGAACCGGGCATGGTGGTGCTCGTCGCGGGTGCGACCGGTGGCGTCGGCACGCTCGCCGTGCAACTGGCCACGATCGCCGGCGCGCAGGTGATCGCCACCGCCCACACCGACCAGGAACGCGCGCACGTCACCGGCATCGGCGCGACGGGGACCGTCGACTTCACCGGCGACATCCCCGAGCAGGTGCATGCCGTCCACCCCGACGGTGTTGACGTCGTGCTGCACTTCGCCGGTGACCCCGCGCCCCTGGCGGCTGCGGTCAAGCCCGGCGGGGCATTCGTGTCCACCATCGCGCAATCGGCGGAGCAGGCCGGTTCCCCGCATGCCGCATTCACCAGTGTCTTCGCCACACCGACCACAGACACCCTGCAGCGGCTCGCGGACCATCACGCGCAGCAGCGCATCCACGTCACCATCCAGCACAACTACCGCCTCGAGGACCTCGCAGAAGCGTTCGCCCACTTCACCGCAGGCACCCTCGGCAAGCTCATCATCACCATCGACTGA
- a CDS encoding TetR/AcrR family transcriptional regulator, whose translation MTGTGVVEVTPERTLRVDAERRRQALLCAAASVFLAEGLDAPLESVAAAAGVGIATLYRRFPTRDALVEAVFEAKMAAHADRIEAAAQRAASRPWAAFCEYVRDLCEMQVADPAFGRVLLRPMQGSPLFADAHARAVRASRRLVSRARKAGALRAEVREPDLYLLTASIAALIADPGPMSAERAACRLTELFLDAVKGPAA comes from the coding sequence ATGACCGGTACCGGAGTCGTCGAGGTAACGCCGGAGAGGACGCTGCGGGTGGATGCGGAGCGGCGGCGGCAGGCGCTGCTGTGCGCGGCGGCGTCGGTGTTTCTCGCCGAGGGGCTCGACGCGCCGCTGGAGAGCGTCGCGGCGGCGGCCGGTGTGGGCATCGCGACCCTGTACCGGCGGTTCCCGACCCGGGACGCGCTGGTGGAGGCCGTGTTCGAGGCGAAGATGGCCGCCCACGCCGACCGGATCGAAGCGGCGGCGCAGCGAGCGGCATCTCGGCCGTGGGCGGCGTTCTGCGAGTATGTCCGCGACCTCTGCGAGATGCAGGTGGCCGACCCGGCGTTCGGTCGGGTGCTGCTGCGCCCGATGCAGGGCTCGCCCCTCTTCGCCGACGCCCATGCCCGGGCAGTGCGGGCATCCCGGCGACTGGTCTCCCGCGCCCGCAAGGCGGGGGCGTTGCGGGCCGAGGTGCGCGAGCCGGACCTCTACCTGCTCACCGCGTCTATCGCGGCACTGATCGCCGACCCCGGTCCGATGTCGGCCGAGCGGGCCGCCTGCCGCCTGACCGAACTGTTCCTCGACGCCGTGAAAGGACCTGCCGCGTGA
- a CDS encoding LLM class flavin-dependent oxidoreductase, whose amino-acid sequence MRSCWPTRRDCGLGERHVPEYAISSPTTVLAAAASLTTQIRLSSAVTVLSAEDPVRVYQQFATLDQLSGGRAEIIAGRGSFTEAFALFGAPLGEYDDLFDEKLALLLAVDTNEVVTWSGRYHAPLDGVRVLPRAQGTAGRSGRLPTWVGTGGNPASSIRTGALGLPIVYGIIGGDTARFAPLVQLYRQAAASRGHETAALQVGISATGLILDDGERAKRELYPHFMSVIAQRFGERSPAAQRAFYDEAAAPAGALFVGSPNEVVDKILRVHDTFANTRIGMQLDFGGIDPALTNRSIELLATEVVPQVNAALTRRAS is encoded by the coding sequence ATCAGATCGTGCTGGCCGACCAGGCGGGACTGCGGCCTCGGCGAGCGGCACGTCCCCGAATACGCGATCTCGTCACCCACCACGGTGCTGGCGGCCGCCGCGAGCCTGACCACGCAGATCCGGCTGTCCAGCGCGGTGACCGTGTTGAGCGCGGAAGACCCGGTGCGGGTCTACCAGCAGTTCGCGACCCTCGACCAGCTCAGCGGCGGCCGGGCCGAGATCATCGCCGGCCGCGGCTCCTTCACCGAGGCGTTCGCCCTGTTCGGTGCGCCACTGGGCGAGTACGACGACCTGTTCGATGAGAAGCTCGCCCTGCTGCTCGCAGTCGACACCAACGAGGTCGTGACATGGTCGGGCCGATACCACGCCCCGCTCGACGGGGTCCGGGTGCTTCCGCGTGCGCAGGGTACCGCCGGCCGGTCCGGGCGCCTGCCGACCTGGGTCGGCACCGGCGGCAACCCGGCCTCCTCGATCCGCACCGGCGCCCTGGGGTTGCCGATCGTCTACGGCATCATCGGCGGCGACACCGCCCGGTTCGCACCCCTGGTCCAGCTCTACCGGCAAGCCGCCGCGAGCCGCGGCCACGAAACCGCCGCCCTGCAGGTGGGGATCTCGGCGACCGGACTCATCCTCGACGACGGCGAGCGTGCCAAGCGCGAACTGTACCCGCACTTCATGTCCGTGATCGCCCAACGCTTCGGGGAACGCAGCCCGGCCGCGCAACGCGCGTTCTACGACGAAGCCGCCGCACCCGCCGGTGCCCTGTTCGTCGGCTCGCCGAACGAAGTCGTCGACAAGATCCTCCGCGTGCACGACACCTTCGCCAACACCCGGATCGGCATGCAACTCGACTTCGGCGGCATCGACCCCGCCCTGACCAACCGCTCGATCGAACTGCTCGCCACCGAGGTCGTGCCGCAGGTCAACGCCGCACTCACCCGACGCGCCAGCTGA
- the glnA gene encoding type I glutamate--ammonia ligase, producing the protein MFRDSSEVLKFIKDEDVKFLDIRFTDLPGVQQHFNIPASTVDEEFFTVGQLFDGSSIRGFANIHESDMQLIPDVSTAYLDPFREHKTLIMVFDIYNPRNGEIYGKDPRQVAKKAEKYLASTGIADTAFFAPEAEFYIFDDVRYEVKQNSSFYSVDSEEGAWNTGRVEEGGNLANKTPYKGGYFPVSPVDKQADLRDDISTKLIEAGLVLERAHHEVGTGGQAEINYRFDTMVHAADAILKFKYIVKNTALEWGKVATFMPKPLFGDNGSGMHTHQSLWNDGKPLFYDEKGYGGLSDIARWYIGGILAHAPAVLAFTNPTLNSYHRLVKGFEAPVNLVYSAGNRSAAIRIPITGTNPKAKRIEFRAPDASGNPYLAFAAQLMAGIDGIKNRIEPHEPVDKDLYELPPEEAKNIPQVPNSLLDSLEALRADHEFLLAGGVFTPELIETWIEYKIENEIQPIAQRPHPFEYELYFGV; encoded by the coding sequence ATGTTTCGCGATTCTTCCGAGGTGCTGAAGTTCATCAAGGACGAGGACGTCAAGTTCCTCGACATCCGCTTCACGGATCTCCCTGGTGTGCAGCAGCACTTCAACATCCCGGCCTCGACCGTCGATGAAGAGTTCTTCACGGTCGGTCAGCTGTTCGACGGCTCCTCGATCCGCGGCTTCGCGAACATCCACGAGTCGGACATGCAGCTGATCCCCGATGTCTCGACCGCGTACCTCGACCCCTTCCGTGAGCACAAGACGCTCATCATGGTGTTCGACATCTACAATCCGCGCAACGGCGAGATCTACGGCAAGGACCCGCGTCAGGTCGCCAAGAAGGCCGAGAAGTACCTCGCCTCCACCGGCATCGCCGACACCGCGTTCTTCGCCCCCGAGGCCGAGTTCTACATCTTCGACGACGTCCGTTACGAGGTGAAGCAGAACTCGAGCTTCTACTCCGTCGACTCCGAGGAAGGCGCCTGGAACACCGGCCGCGTCGAGGAGGGCGGGAACCTCGCCAACAAGACCCCCTACAAGGGCGGTTACTTCCCCGTCTCCCCCGTCGACAAGCAGGCAGACCTGCGTGACGACATCAGCACCAAGCTGATCGAGGCGGGCCTGGTCCTCGAGCGCGCGCACCACGAGGTGGGCACCGGCGGTCAGGCGGAGATCAACTACCGCTTCGACACGATGGTCCACGCGGCCGACGCCATCCTGAAGTTCAAGTACATCGTCAAGAACACGGCGCTCGAATGGGGCAAGGTCGCGACCTTCATGCCCAAGCCGCTCTTCGGCGACAACGGCTCGGGCATGCACACCCACCAGTCGCTCTGGAACGACGGCAAGCCGCTGTTCTACGACGAGAAGGGCTACGGCGGACTGTCCGACATCGCCCGTTGGTACATCGGCGGCATCCTCGCCCACGCTCCCGCGGTGCTCGCGTTCACCAACCCCACGCTCAACAGCTACCACCGTCTGGTCAAGGGCTTCGAGGCGCCGGTCAACCTGGTCTACTCGGCGGGCAACCGCTCGGCGGCCATCCGCATCCCGATCACGGGCACCAACCCCAAGGCGAAGCGCATCGAGTTCCGTGCGCCGGATGCCTCGGGCAACCCGTACCTGGCGTTCGCGGCTCAGCTGATGGCCGGCATCGACGGCATCAAGAACCGCATCGAGCCGCACGAGCCGGTCGACAAGGACCTGTACGAGCTTCCCCCCGAGGAGGCCAAGAACATCCCGCAGGTTCCGAACTCGCTGCTCGACTCGCTCGAGGCGCTCCGCGCCGACCACGAGTTCCTGCTCGCGGGCGGCGTCTTCACGCCCGAGCTGATCGAGACCTGGATCGAGTACAAGATCGAGAACGAGATCCAGCCCATCGCGCAGCGCCCGCACCCCTTCGAGTACGAGCTGTACTTCGGGGTCTGA
- a CDS encoding RDD family protein, with the protein MTTSDADDYPGRRLGLPREGAGSIARLGRRVGALFIDYGASYLISGFFAYDPLAIFAIFAMTQILFIPTLQGSPGHRIFGLRVQRVGGGWAGLWRPILRTALLILVIPAVVWDSDQRGLHDKAAGTVLLRG; encoded by the coding sequence ATGACGACCTCCGACGCCGACGACTATCCGGGCCGCCGCCTGGGTCTTCCCCGCGAGGGTGCGGGCTCCATCGCTCGCCTCGGCCGGCGGGTCGGCGCCCTCTTCATCGACTACGGCGCCTCGTACCTGATATCCGGATTCTTCGCGTACGACCCCCTGGCGATCTTCGCGATCTTCGCGATGACACAGATCCTCTTCATCCCGACGCTGCAGGGCAGCCCTGGTCACCGCATCTTCGGTCTCCGGGTGCAGCGCGTGGGCGGCGGATGGGCCGGTCTGTGGCGGCCGATCCTCCGCACCGCACTGCTCATCCTCGTCATCCCGGCCGTCGTGTGGGACTCCGACCAGCGCGGCCTGCACGACAAGGCCGCGGGAACCGTGCTTCTGCGCGGCTGA
- a CDS encoding DUF4191 family protein produces the protein MAARSTAPEKRPGFFSQIRSLYTFTQQQFRFLPWLLVGILVVGVGLGVLLGLLIQPVQWWTVLLWAITGLLAGILASLMTMTRLSTKAMYVKLDGMPGATGHVVSTFLGRGWTASDTPIGINPKTQDAVYRAVGRGGVVIVGEGARGRLARLVGEEKSKITRVAHGVPVHVFYVGHGEGEVPIKDLAKTVKSLPKKLDKATIGAVLKRLDSVSQGLASLPIPKGIDPTKVRAPRPR, from the coding sequence ATGGCAGCACGCAGCACCGCGCCCGAGAAGCGTCCCGGGTTCTTCTCGCAGATTCGCAGTCTCTACACGTTCACCCAGCAGCAGTTCCGCTTCCTTCCGTGGCTCCTGGTGGGAATCCTCGTCGTGGGCGTCGGCCTGGGCGTGCTGCTGGGCCTGCTCATCCAGCCCGTGCAGTGGTGGACCGTCCTCCTCTGGGCCATCACGGGCCTGCTGGCGGGGATCCTCGCGTCGTTGATGACGATGACCCGCCTGTCCACGAAGGCCATGTATGTGAAGCTCGACGGGATGCCGGGGGCGACCGGGCACGTGGTCTCCACGTTCCTCGGACGTGGCTGGACGGCTTCCGACACCCCCATCGGGATCAACCCGAAGACGCAGGACGCCGTGTACCGCGCTGTCGGACGCGGGGGCGTCGTGATCGTCGGCGAGGGCGCGAGGGGACGCCTCGCGCGGCTCGTGGGCGAGGAGAAGTCGAAGATCACCCGCGTCGCCCACGGCGTGCCCGTCCACGTCTTCTACGTCGGCCACGGAGAGGGCGAGGTGCCGATCAAGGACCTCGCGAAGACCGTCAAGTCGCTGCCGAAGAAGCTCGACAAGGCGACCATCGGTGCCGTGCTGAAGCGCCTGGATTCGGTCTCGCAGGGACTCGCGTCGCTTCCGATCCCCAAGGGGATCGACCCCACCAAGGTGCGGGCGCCCCGCCCTCGCTGA
- the sucB gene encoding 2-oxoglutarate dehydrogenase, E2 component, dihydrolipoamide succinyltransferase: MSTSVVLPALGESVTEGTVTRWLKQVGDEVTADEGLLEISTDKVDTEIPSPVSGILEEILVQEDETVEVGGLLAKIGDGSSAPSESPAPAEEAPAQEAPAQEEAPAQEAPAESEAPAEEDAPAPQSSPAASSDAKDIVLPELGESVTEGTVTRWLKQVGDDVAVDEPLLEISTDKVDTEIPSPVAGTLQEIVAQEDETVAVGAVLARVGSGSPAPAAPEESAPTEAEPEAPSTEKPVDEDVPASEAPQRAPEQEKAPEPEKTPATAAPANDSSNDEDGPTYVTPLVRRLAASQGVDLATVKGTGVGGRIRKEDVLQAAAAASAPAASAPEQAAPSAPALEVSPLRGTTQPMSRLRKVLAERAVASMQATAQLTTVVEVDVTRLAAYRDQVKADFQKKTGDKLSFLPFFALAAAEALQAFPVINATVDGDKIVYPPSENLSIAVDTERGLLTPVLRDAASKNLAEIAHEIADLAARTRENKLKPDELAGGTFTLTNTGSRGALFDTPVVFLPQSAILGTGTVVKRPGIVKVDGVEAISVRSYVYLALSYDHRIIDGADAARFLGAVKARLEAADFAASLGA, translated from the coding sequence ATGAGCACATCCGTCGTCCTCCCCGCGCTCGGAGAGAGCGTCACCGAGGGAACGGTCACCCGCTGGCTCAAGCAGGTCGGTGACGAGGTGACGGCCGATGAGGGCCTGCTCGAGATCTCCACGGACAAGGTCGACACCGAGATCCCGTCCCCGGTCAGCGGCATCCTCGAGGAGATCCTCGTTCAGGAGGACGAGACCGTCGAGGTCGGCGGACTGCTCGCCAAGATCGGCGACGGCAGTTCCGCGCCGTCCGAGTCGCCCGCCCCCGCCGAGGAAGCCCCGGCCCAGGAGGCTCCGGCGCAGGAGGAGGCTCCGGCGCAGGAGGCCCCCGCCGAGTCGGAGGCTCCGGCGGAGGAAGATGCACCCGCCCCGCAGTCATCTCCCGCCGCATCCTCGGACGCCAAGGACATCGTGCTCCCCGAGCTCGGCGAGAGCGTGACCGAGGGAACCGTGACGCGCTGGCTCAAGCAGGTCGGCGATGACGTCGCGGTGGACGAACCGCTCCTCGAGATCTCCACCGACAAGGTCGACACCGAGATCCCCTCGCCCGTTGCCGGCACACTCCAGGAGATCGTCGCCCAGGAGGACGAGACGGTCGCCGTGGGCGCTGTCCTCGCCCGCGTCGGCAGCGGCTCCCCCGCCCCCGCCGCCCCCGAGGAATCGGCGCCGACGGAGGCCGAGCCCGAGGCTCCCTCGACCGAGAAGCCGGTGGACGAGGACGTTCCCGCGTCCGAGGCCCCGCAGAGGGCCCCCGAGCAGGAGAAGGCGCCGGAGCCCGAAAAGACCCCCGCCACCGCCGCGCCCGCGAACGACAGCTCGAACGACGAGGACGGCCCCACGTACGTGACCCCGCTGGTCCGCCGCCTGGCCGCGTCGCAGGGTGTGGACCTCGCCACCGTGAAGGGCACCGGCGTGGGAGGACGCATCCGCAAGGAGGATGTCCTGCAGGCTGCCGCCGCGGCGTCCGCGCCCGCGGCATCCGCCCCCGAGCAGGCCGCGCCCTCCGCCCCCGCCCTCGAGGTCTCTCCGCTTCGCGGCACGACGCAGCCGATGTCGCGTCTGCGCAAGGTGCTGGCCGAGCGCGCCGTGGCCTCGATGCAGGCGACCGCCCAGCTCACGACCGTGGTCGAGGTCGACGTCACCCGGCTCGCGGCCTACCGCGACCAGGTCAAGGCCGACTTCCAGAAGAAGACCGGCGACAAGCTCTCGTTCCTCCCGTTCTTCGCGCTCGCCGCGGCGGAGGCCCTGCAGGCCTTCCCCGTGATCAACGCGACGGTCGACGGCGACAAGATCGTCTACCCGCCCAGCGAGAACCTCTCGATCGCCGTCGACACGGAGCGGGGCCTGCTGACGCCGGTGCTGCGTGATGCCGCGAGCAAGAACCTCGCCGAGATCGCGCACGAGATCGCCGACCTCGCCGCGCGCACGCGCGAGAACAAGCTGAAGCCCGACGAGCTCGCGGGCGGCACGTTCACCCTCACCAACACCGGATCCCGCGGCGCGCTCTTCGACACCCCCGTGGTGTTCCTGCCGCAGTCGGCGATCCTCGGCACCGGAACCGTCGTGAAGCGTCCGGGCATCGTGAAGGTCGACGGCGTCGAGGCGATCTCGGTTCGCTCGTACGTATACCTCGCGCTGTCGTACGACCACCGCATCATCGACGGCGCGGACGCCGCGCGCTTCCTCGGCGCCGTCAAGGCCCGTCTGGAGGCCGCGGACTTCGCCGCGTCGCTCGGCGCCTGA
- the lpdA gene encoding dihydrolipoyl dehydrogenase produces MSEHSFDVVILGGGSGGYAAALRAAELGASVAIVEKDRVGGTCLHRGCVPTKALLHVAEVADTVRSASQTGVTAHLEDIDAAVVRSFREGIVAKKYKGLQGLLSARGITTVAGEGFLESDRSVRVGDDVYRGRDVVLATGARSRTLPGIERGGRILASEDALELPEIPRSVIVLGGGVIGVEFASLWRSLGADVTIVEALPRLVAGEDEAMSKGLERAFRRRGIRMSVGSAVTECSASSDAVTVTLATGESLSADYLLVSVGRAPATDGLGFEQAGVELEDGFVRVDDTLRTSAPHVWAVGDIVRGLQLAHRGFAQGIAVAERIAGHHPPVVPDSTVPRITYSEPEIASVGLSAAQAAETYGADAVQTYDYNLAGNARSEILGTSGSVRVVRRVDGPVVGVHMIGSRAGELIAEAQLVVGWEAHPEDIAPFLHPHPTQSEALGEAFLALAGRPLHAL; encoded by the coding sequence ATGAGCGAGCACTCCTTCGACGTCGTGATCCTCGGGGGCGGCAGCGGCGGGTACGCCGCCGCGCTGCGCGCCGCGGAACTGGGCGCGTCCGTCGCGATCGTCGAGAAGGATCGCGTCGGCGGCACGTGCCTGCACCGGGGCTGCGTGCCCACGAAGGCTCTGCTCCACGTCGCGGAGGTGGCCGACACGGTCCGCAGCGCTTCGCAGACCGGGGTGACCGCCCACCTCGAGGACATCGACGCCGCGGTCGTGCGGTCCTTCCGCGAGGGGATCGTCGCGAAGAAGTACAAGGGCCTGCAGGGTCTGCTCTCGGCCCGGGGCATCACGACCGTCGCCGGCGAGGGATTTCTCGAGAGCGACCGGTCCGTCCGCGTCGGCGACGACGTCTACCGCGGCCGCGACGTGGTGCTCGCGACCGGCGCGCGCAGCCGCACCCTGCCGGGTATCGAGCGGGGCGGCCGGATCCTCGCGAGCGAGGACGCGCTCGAGCTGCCCGAGATCCCGCGCAGCGTCATCGTCCTCGGCGGCGGTGTCATCGGCGTCGAGTTCGCGTCGCTGTGGCGCTCTCTCGGTGCCGACGTCACGATCGTCGAGGCTCTGCCTCGCCTCGTCGCCGGCGAGGACGAGGCGATGAGCAAGGGGCTCGAGCGGGCCTTCCGCCGCCGCGGCATCCGGATGTCGGTCGGTTCCGCGGTGACGGAGTGCTCCGCGTCCTCCGACGCCGTCACCGTCACGCTGGCGACCGGCGAGTCCCTGAGCGCCGACTACCTCCTGGTATCGGTCGGGCGCGCGCCCGCCACGGACGGGCTGGGTTTCGAGCAGGCCGGCGTCGAGCTGGAGGACGGCTTCGTCCGGGTCGACGACACGCTGCGCACGAGCGCACCCCATGTGTGGGCCGTCGGTGACATCGTTCGCGGCCTTCAGCTCGCCCACCGGGGCTTCGCCCAGGGCATCGCCGTCGCGGAGCGCATCGCGGGCCACCACCCTCCGGTCGTGCCCGACAGCACGGTCCCGCGCATCACGTACAGCGAGCCGGAGATCGCGTCCGTCGGACTGTCCGCCGCGCAGGCCGCCGAGACCTATGGCGCCGACGCCGTCCAGACCTACGACTACAACCTCGCCGGCAACGCGCGCAGCGAGATCCTCGGCACGTCCGGGTCGGTCCGGGTCGTGCGACGCGTCGACGGTCCCGTCGTCGGCGTCCACATGATCGGCTCCCGCGCCGGCGAGCTGATCGCGGAGGCGCAGCTCGTGGTCGGGTGGGAGGCCCATCCCGAGGACATCGCCCCGTTCCTGCACCCCCACCCCACCCAGAGCGAGGCGCTCGGGGAGGCCTTCCTCGCCCTGGCGGGCCGCCCCCTCCATGCGCTCTGA
- a CDS encoding leucyl aminopeptidase — protein MPTPDLSPASLPVSPEPGETLLLLLPPLSAEEDFSDWPGLAGALRQLDFSGAPGSFVRVPLSAGTIACAGTGANPGDGALRDAAAAGIRALGSVEKVLLAAPRADGARWRPIAEGAGLGGYTFETYKKDAKRRARSIRIAAPDTVAESDVTAARAAVEAVALVRDLVSIPADRLGPHDLAERAREAVAHLPVEVTVLDENEMAERGFGGILGVGRGSDRPPRFVTLDYAPERATRHVALVGKGITFDTGGLSLKPAASMVGMKYDMCGAATVLAVLAAAAQRRLPVRVTAYLCVADNMPSGRATRPGDVLTALDGTTIEVLNTDAEGRLVLADGLVAASRDRPDLIVDVATLTGAITIALGTRHAGVMGDDDSVREYLDAAARAGELAWPLPLPEHMRDDLDSPIADLANAKIGDPAGGTLFAGLFLQHFVGTVSDEDDAARIPWVHLDIANVGMNKGAPYGVTDKGPTGATVRSLIALLEGAPA, from the coding sequence ATGCCGACGCCGGACCTCTCGCCCGCGAGCCTGCCCGTCTCCCCCGAACCCGGGGAAACCCTGCTCCTGCTCTTGCCGCCCCTGTCGGCGGAAGAGGATTTCTCGGACTGGCCGGGACTGGCGGGGGCTCTTCGACAGCTCGACTTCTCCGGTGCACCCGGATCGTTCGTGCGCGTGCCGCTGTCGGCCGGCACGATCGCCTGCGCCGGGACGGGCGCGAACCCCGGCGACGGCGCGCTCCGGGACGCCGCCGCCGCCGGCATCCGCGCCCTCGGCTCCGTCGAGAAGGTGCTGCTCGCCGCGCCACGGGCCGACGGGGCGCGGTGGCGCCCGATCGCCGAAGGCGCCGGGCTCGGCGGCTACACGTTCGAGACCTACAAGAAGGACGCCAAGCGGCGCGCTCGATCGATCCGCATCGCAGCCCCCGACACGGTCGCGGAATCCGACGTCACCGCGGCCCGCGCCGCGGTGGAGGCCGTGGCCCTCGTGCGCGATCTCGTCTCCATCCCCGCCGACCGGCTCGGCCCGCACGACCTCGCCGAGCGCGCTCGCGAGGCCGTCGCGCACCTGCCCGTCGAGGTCACCGTGCTCGATGAGAACGAGATGGCCGAGCGCGGCTTCGGCGGCATCCTCGGGGTGGGCCGCGGCTCCGACCGGCCACCGCGCTTCGTCACGCTCGATTACGCGCCCGAGCGCGCGACCCGTCACGTGGCGCTCGTCGGCAAGGGCATCACCTTCGACACGGGCGGGCTGTCGCTGAAGCCCGCCGCGTCGATGGTCGGCATGAAGTACGACATGTGCGGGGCGGCCACCGTGCTCGCCGTGCTGGCGGCCGCGGCGCAGCGGCGCCTGCCGGTCCGCGTCACCGCCTACCTGTGCGTGGCCGACAACATGCCCTCCGGCCGCGCGACCCGCCCGGGCGACGTGCTCACCGCACTGGACGGCACGACGATTGAGGTGCTGAACACGGATGCCGAGGGTCGCCTCGTGCTCGCCGACGGCCTGGTAGCGGCATCCCGCGATCGGCCGGACCTGATCGTCGACGTCGCCACGCTCACCGGCGCCATCACGATCGCCCTGGGCACGCGGCACGCGGGGGTCATGGGCGACGACGACAGCGTCCGCGAGTATCTGGACGCCGCCGCGCGTGCCGGCGAGCTCGCGTGGCCCCTTCCCCTTCCCGAGCACATGCGCGACGACCTCGACTCGCCGATCGCGGATCTGGCCAACGCCAAGATCGGCGACCCCGCCGGCGGCACCCTGTTCGCGGGGCTCTTCCTCCAGCACTTCGTCGGCACCGTCTCCGACGAGGACGACGCGGCCCGCATCCCGTGGGTGCACCTCGACATCGCGAACGTCGGGATGAACAAGGGCGCGCCCTACGGCGTCACCGACAAGGGACCGACGGGCGCGACGGTCCGTTCGCTCATCGCCCTCCTCGAAGGGGCACCGGCATGA